Proteins encoded together in one Impatiens glandulifera chromosome 1, dImpGla2.1, whole genome shotgun sequence window:
- the LOC124933652 gene encoding proline-rich extensin-like protein EPR1, with protein sequence MFPSFSQIFMFIFVITLIQLGDTQPLLQLPGPIVPSQSKPTTFSLPISTVPIRLKPETSSLSIPTFSGLLKPNPESLHVPISQELPSLPIPTYSVLKMKKKKRRFPPFHFPPFSPLGRKRKPKKPFSPPSSIYPDPYTPPRFHFPPLSPFRRKRKPKKPLSPPRSIYPDPYTPPRFRFPPLPSIGGIRKPSNSFSPPSQIYPEPHTPPRFRLPPLPPLSPFIGRRRPNDPFSPPSSFHPDPYSPQFPDPTIRGQPHQPYLPPPTFPGMTYPDPSFPVPIGRDLPQPMTPSMPNPTYPGLQNPYAPPFSNPVPVRRDLPLPVTPSLPNPNLPGLPNPYPPLLPVLIGPGLTTSGSRSLPAPIIPELPNPEYPSLPVPTFSEPSKLGLPSLKISISPGLPKSKSPSLPYPAYSGEPKPATPSLPYPTLLEERKPKSFLLSNPTFPGDPKPEQPSLTDPTFPGEPRPEPAKRE encoded by the coding sequence ATGTTCCCATCATTTTCccaaatttttatgtttatttttgtcatCACATTGATACAACTGGGTGATACTCAACCATTATTGCAGTTGCCGGGCCCTATAGTTCCAAGTCAATCAAAACCAACAACATTTTCATTGCCAATTTCAACCGTTCCCATCCGGCTAAAACCCGAGACATCCTCATTGTCTATTCCAACCTTTTCTGGACTACTAAAACCCAACCCCGAGTCTCTGCATGTTCCAATTTCCCAGGAGCTTCCCTCCCTACCAATTCCAACCTACTCGGTactgaaaatgaaaaagaaaaagcgTCGCTTTCCACCGTTTCACTTCCCACCATTTTCACCCTTGGGTAGAAAACGAAAACCCAAAAAACCATTCTCACCACCAAGTTCAATCTATCCGGATCCTTATACTCCCCCACGGTTTCATTTCCCACCACTCTCACCCTTTCGTCGAAAACGAAAACCCAAAAAGCCACTCTCACCACCAAGATCAATCTATCCGGATCCTTATACTCCCCCACGGTTTCGATTCCCACCACTCCCATCCATTGGTGGAATACGAAAACCCAGCAACTCATTCTCGCCACCAAGTCAAATCTATCCGGAACCTCATACTCCCCCACGGTTTCGCTTGCCACCACTTCCACCACTCTCACCCTTTATTGGAAGACGGCGACCCAACGACCCATTCTCACCACCAAGTTCATTCCATCCGGATCCTTATTCTCCACAATTTCCAGATCCAACAATCCGAGGACAGCCCCATCAACCCTACCTACCACCCCCAACTTTTCCGGGAATGACATATCCCGATCCCTCATTTCCAGTCCCAATCGGCCGAGACTTGCCACAACCCATGACACCATCTATGCCAAATCCAACCTATCCAGGATTACAAAACCCTTACGCTCCTCCCTTTTCAAATCCAGTCCCAGTCCGCCGAGACTTACCACTACCCGTGACACCATCTCTGCCAAATCCAAACTTACCCGGACTACCAAACCCTTATCCTCCCTTATTGCCCGTCCTAATCGGCCCCGGATTAACAACGTCCGGATCCCGCTCTCTACCAGCTCCAATCATCCCAGAACTACCAAATCCCGAGTATCCCTCCCTACCAGTCCCAACATTTTCGGAACCATCAAAACTCGGTCTTCCCTCGTTGAAAATTTCAATTAGCCCGGGACTACCAAAATCCAAGTCACCCTCACTACCCTACCCAGCCTACTCGGGAGAGCCAAAACCCGCCACACCCTCACTTCCATACCCAACTTTACTGGAAGAGCGAAAACCCAAGTCATTCTTACTATCAAACCCAACCTTTCCGGGAGATCCGAAACCCGAGCAACCCTCACTAACAGACCCAACCTTCCCGGGTGAGCCAAGACCCGAGCCCGCCAAAAGAGAATAA